Proteins encoded together in one Mustelus asterias unplaced genomic scaffold, sMusAst1.hap1.1 HAP1_SCAFFOLD_3910, whole genome shotgun sequence window:
- the LOC144490843 gene encoding homeobox protein Hox-C11-like, whose amino-acid sequence MFNAVTLGNLCGGRQRKERLPGLAEGMYLPSCTYYLPEFGAVPPFLPQAPSRQLGGYAPYPPAVREARLGLDGGAAAAAAAGWAPSEGLIHPRDCRPPPAPLLPHSQPHHHQQQQHHHPPPPPPPLPRRPHHHHQEPQPAVQPGDGSALPPPFDRFPGSPGGGAGVPLEGRAPVCPGGAGKGSWGASPPPPGGRAERAAGQGDTADKGVCESGGPRARKKRCPYTKFQIRELEREFFFNVYINKEKRLQLSRVLNLSDRQVKI is encoded by the exons ATGTTTAACGCGGTGACTTTGGGCAATCTTTGCGGCGGCCGCCAACGCAAGGAGCGGCTGCCCGGACTGGCCGAGGGCATGTACCTCCCCAGCTGCACTTACTACCTTCCCGAGTTCGGCGCCGTCCCTCCCTTCCTGCCGCAGGCGCCGTCTCGCCAGCTGGGCGGCTATGCCCCGTACCCGCCGGCGGTGCGGGAGGCGAGGCTGGGCTTGGACGGcggggcggcggcggcggcggcggcgggctGGGCGCCTTCGGAAGGGCTGATCCACCCCCGGGACTGCCGCCCGCCGCCCGCCCCCCTGCTGCCCCACTCCcagccccaccaccaccagcagcagcagcaccaccacccgccgccgccgccgccgccgctcccccgccgcccccaccaccaccaccaagagCCGCAACCCGCCGTCCAGCCCGGGGACGGCAGCGCCCTGCCCCCGCCTTTCGACCGCTTCCCGGGCTCGCCCGGCGGCGGGGCCGGCGTACCCCTCGAGGGCCGGGCCCCGGTCTGCCCCGGGGGCGCCGGCAAGGGCAGCTGGGGGGCCAGCCCCCCGCCGCCGGGCGGGCGGGCGGAGAGAGCGGCGGGCCAGGGCGACACGGCGGACAAGGGCGTCTGTGAATCAG GCGGGCCCCGCGCACGGAAGAAGAGGTGTCCCTACACCAAGTTCCAAATCCGGGAGCTGGAGCGGGAGTTCTTCTTCAACGTTTACATCAACAAGGAGAAGCGCTTACAGCTCTCCCGCGTCCTGAACCTCAGCGACCGGCAGGTCAAGATCTG